In Flavobacterium endoglycinae, one DNA window encodes the following:
- a CDS encoding response regulator produces the protein MKTPLSDLKKPNILIVDDHPFIIEGYKNAITRYKPKEYEFIISQAHDCRSAYDLLEDQETPKFEIAFLDISMPAYEEKDLFSGEDLAKLILKKMPECKIVLLTMYTELLKIKTIIRSINPNGLIIKNDLTFDELLLAFDKVMKNEKYYSQSVMKMLNQSAHNSIEIDEFDKQILFQLSKGTTVHEMPKYIPISLHEIEKRLISLKELLKVRSGVDSDLVKEAKSKGLF, from the coding sequence TTGAAAACCCCACTTTCGGATTTAAAGAAACCTAATATTTTAATCGTCGATGATCATCCATTTATCATCGAAGGCTATAAAAATGCCATAACGCGATATAAACCTAAAGAATATGAGTTTATAATTTCGCAAGCTCACGATTGCAGATCGGCTTATGATTTACTCGAAGATCAGGAAACGCCAAAGTTTGAAATCGCATTTCTGGATATCAGCATGCCCGCTTACGAAGAAAAAGATCTTTTTTCGGGCGAAGACCTGGCAAAACTTATCTTGAAAAAAATGCCCGAATGCAAGATTGTTCTTTTAACAATGTATACCGAGCTTCTTAAAATTAAAACCATCATCAGGTCGATAAACCCAAACGGACTAATCATTAAAAACGATCTTACTTTTGATGAACTGCTTCTGGCGTTTGATAAAGTAATGAAAAACGAAAAATATTACAGTCAGTCGGTAATGAAAATGCTGAATCAATCCGCGCATAATTCAATAGAAATTGACGAGTTTGATAAGCAGATTTTGTTTCAACTATCAAAAGGAACCACAGTTCACGAAATGCCAAAATACATCCCGATTTCACTGCATGAAATTGAAAAACGACTAATAAGCCTAAAAGAACTTCTAAAAGTACGATCTGGAGTCGATAGTGATTTGGTGAAAGAAGCCAAGAGTAAAGGACTTTTCTAA
- the thiL gene encoding thiamine-phosphate kinase, which produces MIEDKNPQRTSIAQLGEFGLIDHLTRNFDVTQESTLKSIGDDAAVLDFKNKKVVVSTDLLIEGVHFDLAYMPLKHLGYKAVVVNVSDICAMNAKPTQITVSVAVSNRFPLEALEELFEGITHAAKEYKVDVIGGDTTSSQKGLIISITAIGEADEDEIVYRNGAKQTDLLVVTGDIGAAYMGLQVLEREKQVFQVNPNNQPDLDPYTYLVERQLKPEARKDVRTLLHALEIKPTSMIDISDGLSSEIIHICKQSKVGCNLYEDKLPLDPQFISTCEEFNIDSTTVAINGGEDYELLFTIDINDFNKIKGNPNFSIIGHMTEESEGIHLVTRANTKIALKARGWDALSE; this is translated from the coding sequence ATGATCGAAGATAAAAACCCTCAGAGAACAAGTATAGCTCAATTGGGCGAATTTGGCTTGATTGACCACTTAACCCGAAATTTTGATGTTACTCAGGAATCAACTTTAAAAAGTATTGGTGATGATGCAGCTGTTCTTGATTTTAAAAATAAAAAAGTAGTTGTATCAACTGATTTATTAATAGAAGGTGTTCATTTTGATCTGGCGTATATGCCATTGAAGCATTTAGGATACAAAGCCGTTGTCGTAAACGTATCTGATATTTGCGCTATGAACGCAAAACCGACACAAATTACAGTTTCGGTTGCTGTTTCAAATCGTTTTCCGTTGGAGGCTTTAGAAGAATTATTCGAGGGAATTACACATGCCGCAAAAGAATATAAAGTTGACGTTATTGGCGGGGACACTACCTCATCACAAAAAGGATTAATTATCAGCATTACTGCAATTGGTGAAGCCGATGAAGATGAAATTGTATATAGAAACGGCGCTAAACAAACCGATTTATTAGTCGTAACTGGAGATATTGGTGCGGCTTATATGGGATTGCAGGTCTTGGAACGTGAGAAACAGGTATTTCAGGTAAACCCAAATAACCAGCCGGATTTAGATCCTTACACGTATTTGGTCGAAAGACAATTAAAACCGGAAGCCCGCAAAGATGTTCGCACACTTTTGCACGCCCTTGAAATAAAACCAACTTCGATGATTGATATTTCAGATGGACTTTCTTCTGAAATTATTCATATCTGCAAACAGTCAAAAGTAGGCTGTAATTTGTATGAAGATAAGCTGCCATTAGATCCGCAGTTTATTTCGACTTGCGAAGAATTCAATATCGACAGTACAACAGTTGCTATTAACGGAGGTGAAGATTATGAGCTTCTTTTTACTATTGATATTAATGATTTCAACAAAATAAAAGGGAATCCAAACTTCTCCATTATTGGTCATATGACCGAAGAAAGCGAAGGTATTCACTTAGTAACTCGTGCCAATACCAAAATCGCTTTGAAAGCAAGAGGCTGGGATGCTTTGAGTGAATAA
- a CDS encoding tetratricopeptide repeat-containing sensor histidine kinase — protein MNDFKSYHAISQLVLDRSISSKDSASIAKAYIYLGDYYSSKVISDSAFRNYFLAQKIYLQINDQYNLAKTLLSKASLQYNESDFFESEISVFKALSILKNQKNVNDQLYECYNLLGILYNEREEYEKALEYQNKALNTLNDKSIPADLQLKATSLNNIGFVYMRMKNYKQAIVYFEKGLQEKNLFEEKTILYAMLLDNLAYSKLKSERLDGLPDQFYRSLKIRDSLGLKMAKISNQIHLSEYYAFKRDTFRAIQFSKQALLLSRSSDKLANTLLALKQIAVVDPRNASKYSREYILLNDKMLKAERNMGEKFSRIEYETSEIKDQNSNLQERNRTLIYVFSICTLIGLFFYVYKTQQAKNRELLFKQQQQIANEDIYNLMISQQNEIESTRINEKKRVAQELHDGVLGRMFGVRISLDSLDKIDETEAADKRKKYLAELKNIEEDIREISHDLNREKSELINNFILILNKLFENQRNIYPSKLEVSFDNQIKWESISNMVKINLYRIVQEALQNCNKYAKANLIKIEFKKHKEDVILSILDDGAGFNTKRTKNGIGLHNIEYRAKECNGTVIIKSAKGEGTLLIIKVPIDPNNNLQKTI, from the coding sequence ATGAATGATTTTAAATCATATCATGCAATTTCACAATTGGTTTTAGACAGGTCCATAAGCAGTAAAGATTCGGCAAGTATTGCAAAAGCGTATATCTATCTGGGCGATTATTACAGTTCAAAAGTAATTTCTGATAGTGCTTTTAGAAATTATTTTCTAGCACAAAAGATTTATTTGCAGATTAACGATCAATATAATCTCGCAAAAACCTTATTAAGCAAAGCAAGTCTGCAATACAATGAATCTGATTTTTTTGAAAGCGAAATATCTGTCTTCAAAGCTTTAAGCATATTGAAAAATCAAAAAAATGTAAATGACCAGCTTTATGAATGTTATAATTTGTTGGGTATTTTATATAATGAAAGAGAAGAATATGAAAAAGCCCTTGAATATCAGAATAAAGCTTTAAATACTTTGAATGATAAATCGATTCCAGCCGATCTTCAGCTGAAAGCGACTTCTTTAAACAATATCGGATTTGTTTACATGCGTATGAAAAACTACAAACAAGCCATTGTTTATTTTGAAAAAGGACTTCAAGAAAAAAATCTATTCGAAGAAAAAACTATTTTATACGCGATGCTGCTTGATAATCTGGCTTATTCAAAATTGAAATCAGAACGATTGGATGGGCTTCCGGATCAATTTTACCGATCTCTAAAAATCAGAGATAGCCTGGGATTAAAAATGGCCAAAATATCCAATCAAATTCATTTGTCTGAATATTATGCATTTAAAAGGGATACTTTTAGAGCTATACAATTTTCGAAACAAGCTTTGCTTCTCTCGCGTTCTTCAGATAAATTAGCAAATACGTTACTAGCTTTAAAACAAATCGCTGTAGTAGATCCTCGAAATGCTTCAAAATATTCAAGAGAATATATTTTGTTGAATGATAAAATGCTGAAAGCTGAACGTAATATGGGAGAGAAATTCTCCCGAATTGAATACGAAACGAGCGAAATTAAAGATCAAAATTCGAATTTGCAAGAACGAAACCGCACATTAATTTATGTTTTCAGTATCTGTACCTTAATCGGATTGTTTTTTTATGTCTATAAAACACAGCAGGCCAAAAACCGCGAATTGCTTTTTAAACAACAGCAGCAAATTGCCAATGAAGATATATACAACTTAATGATTTCTCAGCAAAACGAAATTGAATCAACCCGAATAAATGAAAAGAAAAGAGTCGCGCAGGAATTACACGACGGCGTATTGGGCAGAATGTTTGGGGTAAGAATAAGTTTGGACAGTCTTGATAAAATTGATGAAACAGAAGCCGCAGATAAAAGAAAGAAATATTTGGCTGAGTTAAAAAATATAGAAGAAGATATACGGGAAATATCGCATGATTTAAATAGAGAAAAATCGGAATTAATTAATAATTTTATTTTAATTTTAAACAAATTATTTGAAAATCAGAGGAATATATATCCGTCTAAGTTAGAAGTTTCTTTTGATAATCAGATTAAATGGGAATCTATAAGCAATATGGTCAAGATTAATTTGTACCGTATTGTTCAGGAAGCACTTCAGAATTGTAACAAATATGCTAAAGCCAATCTTATCAAAATAGAATTTAAAAAACATAAGGAAGATGTAATTCTTTCGATTTTAGATGATGGAGCAGGGTTCAATACAAAACGTACTAAAAATGGTATTGGACTGCATAATATTGAATACAGAGCAAAAGAATGTAACGGAACGGTTATCATAAAATCAGCCAAAGGAGAAGGGACACTTCTTATAATTAAAGTTCCAATCGACCCAAATAATAACCTGCAAAAAACGATTTAA
- a CDS encoding ComF family protein has product MTNEVVLCTNCRHELPLTQYHLDPDNQAVKKFYGKIDIQHVSAFIYFNKKGIVQELIHNLKYKGHEEIGTVLGNWYVEDLQELKPEFPFDMIIPVPLHPKKFKERGYNQVTTFGKALAEGLKIPFNSSVLYRKKYSKTQSKKNLLGRSENIENIFDVVSTEENRNKHFVLVDDVLTTGATLEACSRALLKIPGAKISIVCMAMANS; this is encoded by the coding sequence ATGACAAATGAAGTGGTTTTATGTACCAATTGCCGTCATGAACTCCCTCTGACACAATATCATCTAGATCCCGATAATCAGGCCGTTAAAAAGTTCTATGGAAAAATCGATATTCAGCATGTTTCGGCATTTATTTATTTCAATAAAAAAGGAATCGTTCAAGAACTCATTCATAATTTAAAATACAAAGGACATGAAGAAATTGGAACTGTTTTGGGCAATTGGTATGTAGAAGACCTGCAGGAACTAAAACCAGAATTTCCTTTTGATATGATAATTCCGGTTCCGCTTCATCCTAAAAAGTTTAAAGAAAGAGGTTATAATCAAGTGACGACTTTTGGAAAAGCTCTTGCCGAAGGTTTAAAAATTCCTTTCAATAGTTCTGTTTTGTATCGAAAAAAGTATTCTAAAACCCAATCTAAAAAAAATCTTTTGGGAAGATCTGAAAACATTGAAAACATTTTTGATGTGGTTTCTACCGAAGAAAACCGAAACAAACATTTTGTATTGGTCGATGATGTGCTTACAACAGGCGCGACACTCGAAGCTTGTTCAAGAGCATTGTTAAAGATTCCCGGAGCCAAAATTAGTATTGTTTGTATGGCGATGGCGAATTCCTAA
- a CDS encoding DinB family protein, protein MKTLEAQVITSEDLLKHWQGHRALTRRLIELFPEKDFFEFSIGGMRPFAKLVDELLAIAAPALKGIVNREAQPYTEGAEKLIFKAQYLEKWDEATEEINKYWEQLSIEDFSETFNLFGQYEFPIIQNILYFIDNEVHHRGQAYVYLRALNIEPPFFWER, encoded by the coding sequence ATGAAAACATTAGAAGCACAAGTAATTACATCAGAAGATTTACTAAAACACTGGCAAGGTCACCGCGCACTTACGCGTCGTTTAATCGAGTTGTTTCCCGAAAAAGATTTCTTTGAATTTTCAATAGGAGGAATGCGTCCTTTTGCAAAATTGGTTGATGAACTTTTGGCAATTGCAGCTCCAGCATTAAAAGGAATTGTAAACAGAGAAGCTCAGCCTTATACAGAAGGAGCTGAAAAATTGATTTTTAAAGCTCAATATCTTGAAAAATGGGACGAAGCTACAGAAGAGATAAATAAATACTGGGAGCAGTTATCTATTGAAGATTTCAGTGAAACTTTTAACCTTTTCGGACAGTACGAATTTCCAATTATTCAAAATATTTTGTATTTTATTGATAATGAAGTACATCACCGTGGACAAGCTTACGTATATTTGAGAGCCCTAAACATTGAACCACCATTTTTCTGGGAAAGATAA
- a CDS encoding outer membrane beta-barrel protein, which produces MKTKFSVLLALFTFYFANAQQDQVDSEMHSAKGVTFQSGDMILEGAIKVSTGGDEDYYAVTPSFGYFLNDKFAVGAKVTVGSNKVESTDIKTNVFGVGAFARYYFLELDQKRLKTFAEAGVGYGRNRVEGPTTDDTTNSVTADINVGLNYFITKNIAVTFTLANILSYNSVSPEDGPSSDTFNLNINLFENIFDQPQFGLLYRF; this is translated from the coding sequence ATGAAAACCAAATTTTCTGTTTTATTAGCACTTTTCACTTTTTATTTTGCAAATGCCCAACAAGATCAAGTCGATTCAGAAATGCATTCTGCTAAAGGTGTAACTTTTCAATCAGGAGATATGATTCTTGAAGGAGCTATCAAAGTCAGCACTGGCGGCGATGAAGATTATTATGCAGTTACTCCATCATTTGGTTATTTTTTAAATGACAAATTTGCTGTTGGAGCAAAAGTAACAGTAGGAAGTAACAAAGTAGAATCTACTGATATTAAAACAAATGTTTTTGGAGTGGGTGCATTCGCTCGTTACTATTTTTTAGAATTAGATCAAAAACGTCTTAAAACATTTGCCGAAGCTGGTGTAGGTTACGGAAGAAATAGAGTTGAAGGTCCTACAACAGACGATACTACCAATAGTGTAACGGCTGACATTAATGTTGGTTTAAACTATTTTATTACCAAAAATATCGCTGTGACTTTTACATTAGCAAACATATTGTCGTACAACAGCGTTTCTCCTGAAGATGGCCCATCATCGGATACTTTCAATTTGAACATCAATTTGTTTGAAAACATCTTCGATCAGCCGCAGTTTGGGCTTTTGTATAGATTTTAA
- a CDS encoding DinB family protein, with the protein MSLKRIMSNYADYNLWVNQQFVSWLSPKSDELLYAEAISSFSSIMKTLDHIWSTEEYWFSVISETPMKEKKDISELSRDEIFAGLLDSSTRLRNLIHSMSDEDLIKEVKIINPWFECEEPISNYLIQVINHGTYHRGQIVTIGRNVGITDASNTDYNFYNVVKAKQ; encoded by the coding sequence ATGAGTTTAAAAAGAATAATGTCCAATTATGCAGATTATAATTTATGGGTAAACCAGCAATTCGTAAGTTGGCTTTCGCCGAAATCTGATGAACTGCTTTATGCAGAAGCTATTTCGAGTTTTTCCAGTATAATGAAAACACTCGATCACATCTGGAGCACAGAAGAATATTGGTTTTCGGTTATTTCAGAAACTCCAATGAAAGAAAAGAAAGACATCAGCGAATTATCCAGAGATGAGATATTTGCTGGTCTGCTGGACTCGTCTACAAGATTGAGAAACCTTATTCATTCAATGTCTGATGAAGATTTAATTAAAGAAGTTAAAATTATCAATCCGTGGTTTGAATGTGAGGAACCTATTTCCAATTATCTGATTCAGGTCATCAATCATGGCACCTATCACAGAGGTCAGATCGTAACGATTGGACGAAATGTTGGAATCACAGACGCCTCAAATACCGATTATAATTTTTATAATGTCGTAAAGGCAAAACAATAA
- a CDS encoding helix-turn-helix transcriptional regulator gives MLDETPKRFDRIVAILIQLQSKKIVKAQELADRFDCSLRTIYRDIRTLEASGVPIYSEAGVGYALMEGYRLPPVMFTREEVSSFIAAEKLMQKFTDPTLGTHYASAMYKLKSVLRSNDKDYLSNIESRILMQTAEPMFNDNSPNTLAILFEGIAEKKQILLTYKTFEKDETTQRNLEPVGVFHDNNNWYFLGYCHLRKDYRQFRTDRIHGIKKTELDFTIEHEPLENYLAKDKTAHPTTKVRILVEKKIARYLAQERKYHGFISQKEVGDEIEMTFMSSDINNAFPRWFLMFGDYAKILEPEILKTRTLELLEVNKKRLL, from the coding sequence ATGCTTGACGAAACTCCAAAACGATTTGACCGAATTGTGGCTATCTTGATTCAATTGCAATCTAAAAAAATTGTAAAAGCACAGGAATTAGCCGATCGTTTTGACTGTAGTCTCCGGACTATTTACAGAGATATTCGTACTCTTGAAGCTTCGGGCGTTCCTATTTATAGCGAAGCCGGCGTTGGTTATGCTTTAATGGAGGGTTACAGACTTCCGCCCGTTATGTTTACCCGCGAGGAAGTAAGCAGTTTTATCGCCGCCGAAAAATTGATGCAGAAATTTACTGATCCGACTTTAGGAACACATTACGCTTCGGCAATGTATAAGTTGAAATCGGTATTAAGAAGCAACGATAAAGATTATCTTTCGAACATCGAATCGAGAATTTTGATGCAGACTGCAGAACCAATGTTCAATGATAATTCTCCCAATACTTTAGCAATTCTATTTGAAGGAATTGCCGAAAAGAAACAAATTCTTCTTACCTATAAAACTTTTGAAAAAGATGAAACCACACAGCGAAACCTGGAACCTGTGGGTGTTTTTCATGATAATAACAACTGGTATTTTTTAGGATATTGTCATCTTCGAAAAGATTACCGCCAGTTTAGAACTGACCGTATTCACGGAATTAAAAAAACAGAACTCGATTTTACAATCGAACATGAACCATTGGAAAATTATCTGGCTAAAGACAAAACAGCTCATCCAACTACAAAAGTTCGGATTTTGGTCGAAAAGAAAATCGCAAGATATCTGGCTCAAGAAAGAAAATATCATGGTTTTATTTCTCAGAAAGAAGTTGGCGACGAAATCGAAATGACTTTTATGAGCAGTGATATCAATAATGCTTTTCCGCGCTGGTTTTTAATGTTTGGTGATTATGCCAAAATCCTAGAGCCTGAAATATTAAAAACACGAACCTTAGAATTATTAGAAGTCAATAAAAAAAGGCTTTTATAA
- a CDS encoding LytR/AlgR family response regulator transcription factor, producing MKKYSYIIIDDDAESISKTKRIAEGFSELSFLASAVNYHEGLDLVLEHRPAIVFLEINPKNPSSFLSLNFIDELHRYLSVIPKIVVITNEKDLAFEAIKYGVFDYIVRPVVSSELLKTILKLNKTSAEINPVDLRPEILLPAPLVPIEPQVVNKPLIICIKSYGDHRYLNADDICYFQADNNSTDIYLNSGEMITAFKTLKHFEHVLNYPFVRIHNSYIVNRNYISRIHSGNSVCYIKNVSKKIPFSKTYKSNVDQIIADFSEGNYLEV from the coding sequence TTGAAAAAGTACTCGTATATAATTATTGATGATGATGCCGAGAGTATTTCGAAAACCAAAAGGATAGCTGAAGGTTTTTCGGAACTATCTTTTTTGGCATCCGCAGTAAATTATCACGAAGGTTTAGATCTGGTTTTAGAACATAGACCTGCTATTGTCTTTTTAGAAATAAACCCAAAAAATCCTTCCAGCTTCTTATCACTTAATTTTATTGATGAACTACACCGATATTTAAGTGTTATACCAAAAATCGTAGTTATTACAAATGAAAAAGACTTAGCTTTTGAAGCGATTAAATATGGTGTTTTTGATTACATTGTACGTCCGGTAGTTTCGTCTGAACTGCTCAAAACAATTTTAAAACTTAATAAAACTTCTGCGGAGATAAATCCGGTCGATTTAAGACCCGAAATTCTCCTTCCTGCACCATTAGTTCCAATTGAACCTCAAGTGGTAAACAAGCCGCTTATTATCTGCATTAAATCCTATGGCGATCACCGTTATTTAAATGCAGATGACATTTGTTACTTTCAAGCCGATAACAATTCAACAGATATTTACTTAAATTCGGGTGAAATGATAACAGCATTTAAAACTTTAAAGCATTTTGAGCATGTTTTGAATTATCCGTTTGTACGAATTCATAACAGCTATATTGTGAATAGAAATTACATTTCGAGAATTCATAGCGGAAACTCAGTTTGTTATATTAAAAACGTCTCGAAAAAGATTCCTTTTTCCAAAACTTACAAATCCAATGTAGATCAGATAATTGCAGATTTTTCTGAAGGAAATTACTTAGAGGTCTAG
- a CDS encoding glycine--tRNA ligase → MAKQEDIFKNVVSHAKEYGFIFPSSEVYDGLSAVYDYAQNGVELKKNIREYWWKSMVQMNENIVGLDAAILMHPTTWKASGHVDAFNDPLIDNKDSKKRYRADVLVEDHAEKIHQKAQKEIDKAKARFGDAFNEQEFVTTNARVIEYLAKEKEIRERLGRSLGNGDLEDVKALIEELEIADPETGSKNWTDVKQFNLMFGTKLGASAENAMDLYLRPETAQGIFVNFLNVQKSGRMKVPFGIAQTGKAFRNEIVARQFIFRMREFEQMEMQFFVRPGEEMKWYEHWKTTRLNWHLSLGLGKENYRFHDHEKLAHYANAAADIEFNFPFGFKELEGIHSRTDFDLKAHEEYSGRKLQYFDPELNENYVPYVVETSVGLDRMFLAVFATSLQEETLEDGSERTVLKLPAVLAPTKAAVLPLVKKDGLPEVSRKIIEDLKWDFNVAYDEKDAVGRRYRRQDALGTPFCITVDHQTLEDETVTIRHRDTMKQDRVKISELRGIIENEVSMKNWLMKM, encoded by the coding sequence ATGGCAAAACAAGAAGATATATTTAAGAATGTGGTTTCGCACGCAAAAGAGTACGGATTTATATTTCCGTCAAGCGAAGTTTACGACGGTTTAAGTGCAGTTTATGATTACGCACAAAACGGTGTCGAATTAAAAAAGAATATCCGTGAATATTGGTGGAAATCAATGGTTCAGATGAATGAAAATATTGTGGGCCTTGACGCTGCAATATTAATGCATCCAACAACTTGGAAAGCTTCAGGCCACGTTGATGCCTTCAATGATCCATTAATTGATAATAAAGATTCTAAAAAAAGATATAGAGCTGACGTTTTAGTTGAAGATCACGCTGAAAAAATTCATCAAAAAGCGCAAAAAGAAATAGACAAAGCAAAAGCTCGTTTTGGCGATGCATTCAACGAACAGGAATTTGTAACTACAAATGCCCGCGTAATTGAATATTTAGCAAAAGAAAAAGAAATCAGAGAGCGTCTTGGGCGTTCTTTAGGGAATGGCGATTTAGAAGATGTAAAAGCTTTAATAGAAGAGCTTGAAATCGCTGATCCTGAAACGGGTTCTAAAAACTGGACAGACGTAAAACAATTCAACTTGATGTTCGGAACTAAATTAGGAGCTTCTGCAGAAAATGCAATGGATCTGTATTTACGTCCAGAAACTGCACAAGGTATTTTTGTGAACTTCTTAAATGTTCAGAAATCAGGTCGTATGAAAGTTCCTTTTGGGATTGCTCAAACAGGTAAAGCATTTAGAAATGAAATCGTAGCAAGACAATTCATTTTCCGTATGCGTGAGTTCGAACAAATGGAAATGCAGTTTTTCGTGCGTCCTGGAGAAGAAATGAAATGGTACGAGCACTGGAAAACAACTCGTTTAAATTGGCATTTGTCTTTAGGATTAGGAAAAGAAAACTACCGTTTCCACGATCACGAAAAATTAGCGCACTACGCAAATGCAGCTGCTGATATCGAGTTTAATTTCCCTTTTGGTTTCAAAGAATTAGAAGGTATTCACTCTCGTACAGATTTCGATTTAAAAGCTCACGAAGAATATTCAGGAAGAAAACTTCAGTATTTTGATCCTGAATTAAACGAAAACTATGTGCCATACGTAGTAGAAACTTCAGTTGGTTTAGATCGTATGTTCTTAGCCGTTTTTGCTACTTCATTACAAGAAGAAACTTTAGAAGATGGTTCAGAAAGAACAGTTTTAAAACTTCCTGCCGTATTAGCACCAACAAAAGCGGCGGTTTTACCATTGGTGAAAAAAGATGGTTTGCCAGAAGTTTCAAGAAAAATCATCGAAGATTTAAAATGGGATTTCAATGTAGCTTATGATGAGAAAGATGCTGTTGGACGTCGTTACAGAAGACAAGATGCATTAGGAACTCCATTCTGTATCACAGTTGACCATCAAACTCTTGAAGACGAAACAGTAACGATTCGTCATAGAGATACGATGAAACAAGACCGAGTTAAAATCTCTGAATTAAGAGGTATTATTGAAAACGAAGTTTCGATGAAAAACTGGTTAATGAAAATGTAA